Below is a window of Vanessa tameamea isolate UH-Manoa-2023 chromosome 11, ilVanTame1 primary haplotype, whole genome shotgun sequence DNA.
tttaaagtaactGTTTCGctaaaaatttcataaataatgaaacCAACTTTAACTTTGCATACAATTCATTGCACACATGAGATCgatggaaattttattttaaatcgaaaattTAAGAAACGATGAATGATTATTTTGTTtcgatttgattaaatataagatcTGCATGAAGTTCCTTAACTTACTTATAACGAATGAATacttaataacaacaaatacatataaaacctaTATATGTTATGCTAAGTCCCTGTTTAAATTAAGACAAAGTACTAGATATATAACTTAATCAATAGCCTTACTATTCATAGATGTCAATATACTACTGCAGATATTGCTCGCAATAGTCTGCTATAACTTGTTgatctatatctatacataggtacttataataaaatagtaactgATCGAAAACTCTGTGGTAAAGAGTTCCAGTGGTGTAACATTATCCCTTTGCATTTGAAAATACAGTAAATACAAATAGATACGACGCAGATGGTTTTATGTTTATACCCCTTCCCATTCCAATAAACatttcgtttacttttaagcgagtccAGTTTCCAGTACACACGGCTAGCTTTATGTGGCTCTATCGCGTGTTCGCTATTGCAAATAAATGTATGCTTTAATCCCCGACGTCACTACTtgtaatatcgtgtaatatacattacgcacttagacaaatacatcataagttttaaatattacaagattaaaatataaatttaaaacgtttggTTGTGTGTGGTTTTATCGATAGCAAAGCACACAAATAAGCGatctatcaaataaaaaaaaacataatctgtAAATCTATTTGGGAACTACAATGCCACGACAGACTCAAAGATACACagatatgtcaaccatataatacccCTTACTGAGGCTTAGTCCGAACTAAGTCCCGGGTACAAGCcagtaacagataaaaaataaaccaagtaTATCTGGacgcaataaattttaatattcattatcaatataattccgacttttatcataaacaaaatGCGTAGAAGATAACTGAAAATCTaacgtcaataaaataaattgcagtCACACCTGAGACTCCTTTTTCCTTATATAGCAGATTAGTTACCTAATATTTATCTTGTCTAgaattctatattgaatattatgaaaACCACCAAAATATTTCGTCACTAGTATAAACAATAGCGTGTGATATATAACCCAAAACTTGAATAATACGCTGTAATACAGCCAAAAGATAAACAGGACATCTATAACAGTCCAGAACACAAATGCCAACTTGGCAACTCCGAGGGGACGAGGCTCTTGTCTCTTTGGTGCAGCATTCAACGGGAAGTCGATGAATGAACctgaaagttaatataaaaacaatttaagaatGCAAATTTTAACCATAGAAAACTGATATAgcttaagtataatattataaaattgtacatcATACTTCTTCTGCataattttcgtaaaataaGGTGTGTACCTTATTTTTgcttaacttattaatatatcgataaaatGTATGCAATTTACGTCACTATGAAAGATAATGTCATATCGTCAACTTTGTACAAGCTGTTAAAAAGCGAATAGCCATTGTACATACAAACTACTAATCAAAGCCAAGATGGCATAGAATCTAGATGAAAACGTGGATcgtaaaaatagtattatataaagatcAAAACATAACCAGAAATAATTAAGTATCCAACTATGCTAGTATCCACTAGCCCGCGTTGAAGCAACTTGGTTAGGGTGGAATAACCATCTCTCTATAAGGAAAAAGTGGCTTTAGCAAAGCAACAGAAGATTTACAAGCTATTACAATTTCCCTTACTATGGTGGTAAATAGAGGTGCGATGATCGACTTACGAGTATATTCCGTATAATGGTTTGTTTTAGCCCGTCTTGGAATCGCCGGTAGTGGGATGACTATGTGGTGATATGATGACTGATATGATTTTGTTCTTACCGTCTTTGTGAAATCTCTCTAGGCTTGCATTCTTCTCCTTCCAACGATCTTGAAGCCAAGTTCTCAGTTCTTCCTCTTCGTACGGTAAGTCATCAATGTCGTAACtggaaataacatttaaaagattatactatttttataaattgtaattgtattcaATTGAACCTTTTATACGacatgcaaaataaaaatgcaagaTTGTGCTAACATCccgattaaaatattagattgcaaacaatttactaaatacgaaacattaaataattttattaattttgacaaataactattttaattaaacttagctaaaagaaaatttatctttatgtaATAGCCAGACGGAAGGGTTACCGGATGGTATGAGGCCAACACCGCACATcaacattggcgctataaaaaatataaatcattccttacatcaccgataACACCAATTCACCATCAACcttaggatgttatgtcccttctgcctACAGACTCTggctcacacacacacataatttCACAGActctaaacataataatttacatcAATCGTAGCGTTACAGACACGGTCACAAAACAGTTTTGTATCTGTGTGTGTCAGACGTTGACTGTGACAGCACCGCTTACAATTgtcaaaatacaatatattagttAAAGATGTTTCTTAGTGTTTTGAAATcatgttaatatatatctaatattgtttaaatggtacatatatgttttagtCCGAACGTTATTGACTGCTAGTGCATGCTTTTGTTGTCTGCCTCGTTGCATATTTGACACGATCTTAACAGGTTGGTAAATATGGATTAATATGACTgtacattgttttatatatattctacttaAGTGGAGATACGTTGTACTTCTTGAATATCAGTTCAATTACATCGAGGAAGGTcttgatatatttcatattcgattttaattgttttttaaattctcattaatggaagtaaataatatttgataggaagtatttatttgatgccttaagattaattttattgacatttagaTGCACATCCAATATCTGATGACCACGATTATACATTCAAATTACAACGCTTTAAGTCACATATTGTCCATTCAAGGTAATAAAACCAGTTAAACAATTTACTCCATTTATGAAGTTATGGAAACAATAGAAACgtattagataaaattattaccgTTTAAAGTGAAAATGTACGTGCTTAGGCATTTTTCCATGCAATAAATCCATTTCAGTCTGCGCGGGCGCATCGTAGGCAACAGTGACGTCATACACAGACGCAAGTCCAGAAGTTCGCAAGCGAGAACAAAGCACGGCCCAGCCCGTCGTGCGCGGATGCAGAACGAACTCAAAGTTCTGTAAAATGCTTACAGtgtttcataaacaaatatacataagcATTGCGATACAAAAATAACGATTCCGTGAGACATGCATGCATGCAAACatgtatctatttaattatcgatttagtttaaattataccGACTCTCTTTCAATCGAAGAAAGAAGAAGAATACAGGAACacaaaatttagttttacatCTACTTagtccatgcgatttgctaataacaataacataacaataaatatttatttgtaatacaactaTTTCGAATAGCTCCTTATAtccatttaattatacttccaaagttccgatagcaaATACGCCGCCAtgcaaaattcaattttttcgcgattcaaacaaaacaataacgaAAAAGATTGATTACTTTTGCTTTCTAACGCGAAGTTTTCGTACTTCGGAAGTTCGGACATACCATTTCTGTGGTATTGgctagtttttgttaatttaaagtatttaacgtAATTGTTCtttgatatttgttattttaaataataaagtcagatattttttgtgtattctttaaaacaaaagtgATTTCCAATTCTGATCTTTAGAATAGTTTATTCaagatttcgaccaatgatatcacgtcattGTAAtgtcaaagattttatttatcttactcctcttgtggttggaaaaGGTTATACGAATTGCACTCATAGACAGGCTATACCATGTGAGATTTATGCTCGTCCcgatcaatttaaataaaaactatgataataacttaatatgATACGAGTTTCCCTTATGTCGCGAATTCatacaaacaatacaaattacctTCATATGTCTAGTACTCATTAATATTCCTCCTTAGAATTGATTACTCAAAGTTGTTCCGGtagtatttatattgataataatccaAGATAATAATCAGATAATTTCAGCCAAGTTGGTTTTTAATAAGAAGAAGTTTAGGTgaccattttaatttcaattaattttattatcttaactttaactaaattatttcgTACAGGCGTTTATACGTATTAAAAcacaaactaataaaatttacaaatagatTAATTCTTGACTAAAATGACATTTATCTCGTACGATTCTTATGCAAAAACCTCATTAGTTAAATGACgatacgtatatttataaatcagatAAAACCATGAACTTTAGAATTAGCATTAATATTATAGCAGGATATTAAACGTATGATAAaatctactaatattaaataaaatgcctCACCGGTAATTGTCTTGATAAAGCAAATTTCTCACTACGTCGTCTATTGTCTTCGCTCAAATCGGTTCCTTCCGGAAATAACACGACCTGCTGATGGTATCGAAGTCTTTTATAATAGTCCACAAACTGTGTCATGCTTACTTCATCCTGTTGCCAGTTCCTCTTCAcgtatagaaaataatttagctGCATTATCCAACCTATAACGTAATCACATTTAGCACACGAGTATGTTCACCACCAACGGTATTGGAACAGCGTGAGGGAATATATACTCTTAGCAATCTCCTTAGGATGGGTCTTATTCAAcagtttttaataactaatatcgTTCCTACGTTATGTCGtttgataaatattgatatcagagtatttttatttagtatttgatACAAATTAAACCTTTTTGGAACGttaaatcgtcacgtaaggaaataTATCCGGTCTGCTATATAcggtttgtaatattattttaacttttttttttgttattgctttaattcacacggtattttttataacaattttatttcttgccatttattgaatatatagcgaaagcaacttcgttgtaacataatatatatatttttaaacatgttttaaaattaaagcagTGAAAACtgcctttatatttataaataaatattggacaacatcacatacattactctgataccaatgtaagtagctaaagcacttgtattatggaaaatcagaagtaacgacggtacacacaaagacccaagacaacatagaaaactaatgaactttttctacatcgactcggccgggaatcgaacccgggacctcggagtggcgtacccggTGTacaccggtgtacacactactcggccacggaggtcgtcgtcattttctaatttaattaattatctaaattaagTTACTGACAttcttatactatataatatatacatataaataattataaacgtgttcaattatattgatatgatgatgtcctcctgaccaaTTTTGGTAACGTTGGCCATTCTCAAGTGAGAAAAGCCAACTGCACAGGGCATATACAAGTGCAGTCTTTAGTGATGGGACGTAAAATCCGATACGACCAAAAATAATTCAGGCACAGGACAATTGAATTCTTTCCGAGGCAAAGGAATGAatgaaaatttagaaataatttagaaatggaCAGTTTTTTCGACACAattcttatacatatttatattatatttttctatcgaGATAATCGAActcgatagaaaaaaattattactttttcctGATCTTTGATATGTTCCTGGAAAtccaatcatatttatattataagatgtatgactaaaataattactcACAGTAATTATGAACCAGTTAGATAGTCCGTTTATTTAAGACGGTAATATCTTTTACATTTACACGATCTTAAGAAACGAACCAGTAACTATTATACCACAAAGAAAAACTTTATGAAACGGTTATGCATTGAAATTTAACGCCAGTGAATCCGCAGGgcacaatttatttactacctatatatatatataattctctaataaaattaaacaatacgtTAACAAAAACGAGGGCACAATTACGCAAATACGGTTTCTATTGATTGACAAAGATTCTTATATCAGACTCACCCATTCCCGGAACCGTTTTAATTTCGTCTTtcaaaacgaatttaatttttgattttcctCTTGTgatgacattaaataaatcCCTTTTAAGTTCtggtttcttaatatttttatctttacacGTGTAGTCGGTGTTTCTTTCACGTTTTTGAGTTGCGTGATACAAAGCTATCCATACATAATTCCAATCAACTCTTGTACGATGGTTCATTACAATTATAGCCGTTTCATCTGGATTCACATGATCACCGTAATGATGCA
It encodes the following:
- the LOC113400906 gene encoding lysocardiolipin acyltransferase 1-like — translated: MATGVLVCAAWYYTILAGFYVLYCPVLYLMFIKHILYRKVVDGLFSLWELYPVALFQWCCNTELHHYGDHVNPDETAIIVMNHRTRVDWNYVWIALYHATQKRERNTDYTCKDKNIKKPELKRDLFNVITRGKSKIKFVLKDEIKTVPGMGWIMQLNYFLYVKRNWQQDEVSMTQFVDYYKRLRYHQQVVLFPEGTDLSEDNRRRSEKFALSRQLPNFEFVLHPRTTGWAVLCSRLRTSGLASVYDVTVAYDAPAQTEMDLLHGKMPKHVHFHFKRYDIDDLPYEEEELRTWLQDRWKEKNASLERFHKDGSFIDFPLNAAPKRQEPRPLGVAKLAFVFWTVIDVLFIFWLYYSVLFKFWVIYHTLLFILVTKYFGGFHNIQYRILDKINIR